Proteins found in one Bacillus subtilis subsp. subtilis str. 168 genomic segment:
- the yqzO gene encoding hypothetical protein; skin element (Evidence 5: Unknown function; PubMedId : 20889742) gives MGMKKKTNIKATGGLYIFGPSNRNEGKDLTPTIRLLEEKIKQMERMLSA, from the coding sequence TTGGGAATGAAAAAGAAAACGAATATAAAAGCAACTGGTGGACTTTATATATTTGGCCCTTCAAATCGAAATGAAGGTAAAGATCTTACACCAACAATCCGTTTACTTGAGGAAAAAATAAAGCAAATGGAGCGGATGCTGAGTGCTTAA